The window CGATTCGCGGCATTCTCAACGGCCTGCGTCCTGCTGTCGTCGCGCTGATCTGCGCGGCGTCGATCAGCTTTATCTGGTTGGCGCTGTGGAATACGGAAGGCGTTCCTCAGGACTGGAGCGCTTTCAGCGGCGGCGGCCTGCTTATCCTGATTGCCGCTGTTATCGCCGTGCGTCGGAAATTCGGTGTCATTCATATCTTGTTGGGTGCAGGTCTTGCAGGTCTCATCTTGGGCGTGGCCGGAATGTTGCAGGTATAACGGTCATGCCGCAACGGGCCGGCAGCGGCTGTTGCCGGCGGGCCGGTGTTGCTCTGGTCGATCGGATCGGCGCCGAATTGAAGATAAATCTTGACGCGGCTCTCTTGAATTTGGTATACTTACTTCATTATGGAAGGGTGTCCGAGCGGTTTAAGGAGCTAGTCTTGAAAACTAGTGATACGGCAACGTACCGTGGGTTCGAATCCCACCCCTTCCGCCAAAGTTGCGAAGGCGCAAGCATTGAAAACAATGGTTGCGCCTTTTTTGTTTCCGCATCGGAAGCGGCAAAATTGGGATTACTTGCCATTTTATGCGAATTATGATATATATTTAAGTGTATATCTATACCTAAAAGATAATCGTATTTATGAAATGGGGCAGTGATATGTATCACATATGTGTTCTGACAGGACACCCGGATGAAGATGAGTTTGGAGAGCGGTTGAGCGATATTGCAGAGGTGGAATATTGCTCGGCCGAGGATGAAGAGGATTTAGCGGATCAGTTGGACGGCGCGGAAATTTTGATCTGTCGTGACGAACCGGTTTCGGCGTCGCTTATCGAACGCCTGGAGGATTTGCGGCTTATCGTTGTGCTTTCGGCTTTTACCGATCATGTCGATGTGGCGGCGGCGGCGGCCAAAGGGATCAGGGTTGTTCGTAATACGTCGTATTGTGTTGACGATATTGCCGATCACAGCGCGGCCATGATCTTGGCTTTATTGCGTCAGCTGCCGGAATATCAGAATGACATCCGCAGTAACAGCCGCTGGCAATACGGATCGATTACCTGGCCGATTCACCGTGTCGGTGATACGCTGATCGGTCTCGCCGGTTTCGGTCATATCGGACGGGCCGTGGCGCGGCGCTTGCAGGCTTTCGGCTGCCCGATCCAAGCGTTTGATCCTTTTGTCGATGAACGGGTCTTGCGGGAGGCCGGCGTCAAACCGGTCGACTTTGATACATTGCTGCAAACGAGCGACCTCGTTTCACTCCATCTGCCGCTGAATGAGGCGACGGAAAACCTGTTTCAAGATGAACAGTTTGAAGATATGAAGAAGGGCGCCATGTTTGTCAACTGCTGCCGCGGCGGGTTGGTTGATGAGGCGGCTTTATATCACGCCGTCGATGACGGTCATATCCGCAGCGTCGCCTTGGACGTCTTGTCTATGGAACATCCGAGCCCGATGCTGCTGAAGATGATTGCCCGTCCCGAATTCCTTTTGACGCCGAGTATCGCCTGCCATTCCGTGGAAGCCGACAAACAGCTTGTCGATGACGGCGAACGGTACATCAGACTCTTTTTGGACGGAAAGTATGATGAATTGCCCGTCGTTCATTGTGAACGGACGGAGTGTTGAGGTTCACCGGCCGGTGAGCGATAAAGGAGGACTCGGAATTTTGCGGATTTGGAAATTGCTGTGCCTGGCGGTTGTCTGCTGCTTCGTGTTGGGCGGCTGCGCCTTGCCGGAGAAAACCGGCGGCGAGACGGCGGAAAAGGCTGTACAGACGAAGCAAACGGCGCCGGCTGTTCCGGAAAAGGTTCCGGAACAGGGCGTGCCTGTGCTGATGTATCATATGATCGGTGATGTCAAAGATAATGACGCCGTTTTGCTCGAGTCTCACTTTCGCCAGCAGATGCAGTTTCTGAAGGATAACGATTACCATCCGATTACGCTGCAGCAGCTGTATGCGTATATGGTGAACAAGCAGCCCATACCGGAGCGTCCCGTTGTCCTGACCTTTGACGACGGGTATCCGGATACGTATACTGTCGTTACGCCGATTATGAAGGAATACGGTTTTGCCTGTACTGTTTTTATTCCGACGTATGACGCCGATCAGGGGACGCGGCTGACTTGGCAGCAAATCAAAGAAATGCAGGCTGCGGGCATTCAGATTGCGTCGCATTGCCATCATCACGACGAGATGGGAGAAATGACGGCGGAGCAGCTCAGGAGCGAAATTGCCACCAGCCAGCAGCGGCTGAAAGAAGAGCTGGGCATTGACAATGCGTTCTTCTGTTATCCCTACGGCAGCGAAGATGAAGCGGCTGAGAAGGAATTACGGCGAGCCGGCATCAAATTGGCCTTCACGATGAAGTCGGGATGGGCCAAATACGGTGATAATCCCTATGCCGTCAGACGCGTCTGGATCGGCAATGCCGTTGATATCGACAATTTCCGGCAACGGCTTACGACGGAACGATATGCGTCCCGTTAAGATATGCTTAGCAGAGGATTCCGAGGTTACGTATGAAACTATTTCGAGAAATTTTTAAATTTATCATGGTGCTCATGGTGTTTTTTGCAGTGACATCGCCTTTTGTCGCTTTATTCGGTCCGTTTGACAATATTAAGCGTACCGTTGTCGGCGCCATCCTTAAGAGCCGTCATCCACAGTACATTACATGGCTTTTTTCGCAAGAAGAGATTGATGCCATTTTGGGCGGCATCAGTACGGCGCCGAAACAGGAACTTTTTAAATTTACGTCGCGCAGCGATTCTTCCTTGAAACTGAAAAATATTGATTCCAGCCGTTTTAAGGGATTTTTGTTGGAAATACCCGACCCGAAACGAGTAGAAATCGCGACGGCGGCGAATCTGGATGAAAAAGGCGACACGACGAGCGGTATCGCCAAACGGAACAATGCCGTCGCCGCCATCAATGCCGGCGGTTTTTATGATGCCAACGGCACTGGAACGGGACGCAGCCCTTATGGCTTTATTATTCATGACAACGGCTTTATCCTGGGAAAAGAATCGGACGACAGTGAAGTGAACGAGTTTGTCGGTTTCACGAAGGACGGCAACCTTATTGCCGGCAATTACAGTAAAGGCGAGCTGGTTTCCATGGGAGTCAAGGAGGGAATCACCTTCGGACCGCCTTTAGTTGTCAACGGGGAAAAGATGATTACCAGCGGCGACGGCGGCTGGGGTGTCGGTCCGCGAACCGCCATCGGCCAACGCAAAGACGGCACCGTCCTCTTTCTCGTTATCGACGGCAGGCAACCGTCTTATTCCATCGGTGCAACGCTGCGTGATCTGCAAAATATTATGTATGAAGAAGGCGCCTATATTGCAGCCAATCTGGACGGCGGGTCCAGTTCGACCTTGTATTTGAATGGCGAAGTCGTCAATAAGCCAGCGGATCTCCTGGGAGAACGCATGATTCCGACGGCCTTCATCGTAAAGTAGGAGGCGCCCATGAAGATCGGTAATGTATTGTTGACCTTTATCGCCGGTGTAGCGATTCAAGCCGGCGTTTACTATTATCTGGACAGTTTCCTGTTTGCACCTACGTCGGATTATAAGATCGGCGGAACCAATCAGCAGGAGGCGCTGGGATTCGGCGTAGAGCCGAACGGGCAGTCCTATTATTCTTATGACAAGCGATTTATGGCCGTAATCAGTAATGAGAACGTGTCGATTTACGAAGCGGGAAAGAAGGGAAATCCTCAGCGTATCAGCCTGCACGGCAGAAATGTTTCTTTCTTTGAATGGCTTCCTGACAGGGATCTGGCTATCTTTGCCACTTATGGCAGGAGCAGCAAGACCGGTGCGTACGGCGTCTTTATTGCCCAGTATAACCCGCAGGCCCCCGACAGAGAGCTGGATACGGAGATTGAAGATGTGCCGCGTGACAGCAAAATCACGGACGTCGCCTATTCGACGGCAACGAATGTCATCTACATGAAGTTGCAGATTGAAGAAGAGCGGTATCGTATTTACCGCACTGATGCGAACTATGATACGCGTCGGATCCCCGTACAGGCGGAGGATATCGGTAAGATTGCCGTCTTTTATGACCAGGATATTCTCTTTTACGACAATTTGAAGCGCGGTATCGTCTACATGTTGGAAGGCGCGACGGGGACGTGGCGCGAGATTTCGCCAAACGGTAATTTCCGCCTCGTCGGCATAGACGGGCAGGAGATTTACATTGCCGAAGTGAATCGTGACGGTAAGGCCGTTGCGGCTTATCGCGGCCGTTTAAAAAAGGGCTTCACGAAGATTGCGACATACCAGACGCCGGAAGAGTTTTCTTCCCTGACACTGGACAGTATGCATGAAGCATCAGATAACATGGATAAAGAAAAGTAAGAAAAGGGGCATATATGGCTAAGCATAAAATACCTAAAAACCGTTCCCTTGAGGATATGTTTGCCGGCGTGAAAGAGGAGCTCACTTTTGAAACGGCAGACTGGGATGACGGAGAACCGCGGCGCTCGCCGTCCGGGGCCGCCAAGGCGGCACGGCAAAGTCCGGGCGATTTTCGCAAACAGTTTTTTACGGAAGACTTGCAGGAAAAAGTGGGAGCCCTGCTGTTGGAGATCAAGATGGCTTACTATAAAGACGGTGTCGGCGATATTTCACTCCAGGCCGTCAGAGACGGCCGCAATATCGTCATCAAAACAGCGCCGAAAGCCGTTAAAAAAGGAGGTAGATTACAGTGATAGCATATAAGCGGATTGTGGTTCCCGTCGACGGCTCGGAGAACGCCAAACGGGCGTTGGAACATGCCTGTGCGCTGGCCGTTGCCGCCGATGCGTCGCTGATCCTGGTGTATGTCGCTACGATCATTTCGTCGACGCCGAGTTTCGGTTCTCTTTTCGGCGGCTATGCGGCGGAGCGGGTGGCAGTGGAACTGCAGGAAAAGGGGGAACGGATCCTGCAGGAAGCGGCTGCATCTGTGCCGCACCGGGTGAAAGTCGAACGGGTTTTTGAAGTCGGCGCCCCTGATGCGATCATTCTTTCCGTCGTTAAGGAAAAGGCGGGCGACATGATCGTCATGGGCTGCCGCGGCCTGGGAAAAGTGGAAGGGTATGCCCTGGGATCTGTCAGTCAATATGTCATGAATCATGCCAACGTTCCCGTCATTTTGGTAAAATAAGGGAGCGTGAGCAAAGCATCGCTTTTTTTATCAGGAAAGCGATGCTTTTTTTATGATTCGGCGGCGTTATTGGCAGCCGCGATACGATCCGCGATGGCGTGTTATTTACTATAAGAGGAAATACAGGTGATACCGTGTTTGGTACATATGGCAAGCGACATGATTTTCAGATGAATGCGCGGAAGGCGCTGAAGTATATCGGTCCGGGCATTTTGATTACTGTCGGCTTTATTGATCCCGGCAACTGGGCGGCCAATATAGCTGCCGGCGCCGAGTACGGTTACGCCCTTTTATGGATGGTGACACTGGCTACGATTATGCTCATTTTTTTGCAGCATAACGTCGCCCATTTGGGTATTGTTACCGGTCTTTGTCTGGCAGAAGGCGTGACGCACTACTTGCCTCGCCGCCTGGCGCGGCTGGTTCTTGCCACTGCCGTTTTGGCGGCGGTGGCTACGGCAATGGCGGAGATCCTTGGCGGCGGGTTGGCAATATCCATTTTGACGGGACTGCCGGTCCTGCCTGCTTGCTTTTTCACGGCAGCGGCTTGCTTTTGGCTCTTGTGGACGAATTCGTACAAGCGATTGGAAAAAATTATCATTGCCTTCGTGTCGCTGATCGGTCTGTCTTTTTTGGCCGAAGTGACCCTCGTCCATATCGACTGGCAGGCGGCGGCGCCGGCTATGGTCATGCCGTCGCTGCCGGCGGGCTCGGTCATGATCGTCATGAGCGTACTCGGTGCCGTCGTCATGCCTCATAATTTGTTCCTCCATTCGGAAATCGTGCAGAGCCGCCAATGGAACCTGCAGGATGAGACGGTTATCAGCGAACAGCTGAAGTATGAATTTTTAGATACGATTTTATCCATGGGAATCGGTTGGGCTATCAACAGTGCGATGATACTGATTGCCGGAGCAGTCTTTTTTTCGCAGGGTATCACCGTGACGGAGATCGGACAGGCTCAGGCTATGCTGGAGCCGATGCTGGGCAAGGCGGCGGCGTTGCTCTTCGCCTTGGCACTTTTCTTTGCCGGCCTGGCTTCGACGACGACGGCCGGTATGGCCGGCGGAACGATCTATGCCGGTATTTTCGGCGAGGCCTACCAGATCAAAGATTATCACTCATGGCACGGTGTCGCCTTGACGTATCTTCTGGCGCTGGTCATTATCTGTCTGATCGTTGACCCGTTTCAGGGACTCGTTTATTCCCAGATCGCCTTGAGTGTCCAGTTGCCGTTGACGATTTTTACGCAGATATATTTGACTTCAGCGCATAAGGTCATGGGGAAATTTGCCAATACGACGCTGCAAAAGACGATTCTCGGTACGATTGCCGTCATCGTGACGCTGCTGAATGGCTTGCTTCTGTGGGAGATGCTGCAATAAAGGGGATATTGATGCAAATGCCTTGCGTTTGCAAATGGGGCGGTCTATAATAAAACGAACCTGTATGGGGAGGAGGTAGCGTTGTGATCGACTTGGAACATATGTATTACGCCTACGATTTGGGCGCGCCGTTTATCTTGAAGGACATTACGCTGCATATTGATAACGGCACCTATCTTTCCGTTGTCGGTGAAAACGGGTCGGGGAAGAGTACGCTCCTGAAACTTTTACTGGGCCTGATAAAACCTGTGCGCGGCAGGATGTACAATGATTTTTCCCGCACGGCCTATGTGCCGCAGCGTTTTGAATCGCTGAACAGCCAATTTCCGATTACGGTGCGGGAAGTCATGAATTGTTACCGTAAGGTGCTTCATATCAAGGACAGTTCCGTCGTAAAAAACTATTTGGAACTCGTCAAGATGGAAGCGTTCGGCGACTCGCTGATCGGCAATCTTTCCGGCGGTCAATGTCAAAAAGTCTTTATTGCCAGAGCGTTGATGGCCCGTCCCGATCTGCTCATCCTCGATGAGCCTTCCGTCGGCATTGACGTTAAAAGTCAAGCCGAGCTTTACCCGTTTTTGAAAAAATTGAATACAGAGCAAGGGATTACCGTCATTGCCGTAGAACATAATTTACGGGCGGCGATGAAAAATTCCCGCTACCTGTACCATCTCGCCGGCGGCAGCGGGCATTTATGTTCGCCAAAAGAATATATTAAGGAATATGTGACCGAGAATACGGGGAGTGAATCGTATGTTTGAATATACTTTTATGCAGAATGCCTTCGTCGTGGCGATTCTCATTTCCATCGTTTGTCCGCTGATCGGCATGTTCCTCGTGCTGCGTCGTTATTCCATGATCGGCGACGCTTTGTCACATGCTTCTTTGGCCGGTGTGGCTGTCGGTCTTTTGCTCAATGTCAATCCGATTATCAGCGCTTTTTTTCTGACGTCTTTTTTCGGCATTCTCATCGAAGTGCTGCGCAATCAGTTTCGCCGCTACGCTGAACTGATCCTGGTTATCGTCCTGTCATTTTCCGTCGGCATCGCCATTACGATCATCAGCTCCGGCGTAGTTCACGCTAACGTAGAGTCCTTTCTTTTCGGCAGTATTCTCACGGTGTCCCGCGAAGACGTGATTTCCGTTATCGTTCTCGGCATCGTATCCATCATTACGATCGTATGGCTGTATCCGCAGCTGGTCATGCTCACTTTTGATGAAGACGGCGCAAAGATCGCCGGAGTCAGGAGCCGGCTTATTAACTACATCTTTGCCGTTCTTGTAGCGGCGACGATTTCCGTTTCGATCCGCGTTGTCGGTATTCTCGTCATCAGTTCGCTCATCGCCTTGCCGGTAGCCACGGCGTTGCAGCTTAAGAAAGGTTTTCGCCGGACTTTGCAGCTATCCGTTCTTTGCAGTTTTGTCGATATTCTTTCCGGTCTTTTCCTGTCGTACTATATCGACGCGGCTCCCGGCGGCGTGACGGCCGTATTGTCCGTGCTGATGCTGTTGGCGGTCATTGCCGTGCGTCAGTGCCGTCAGGCGCTGCAGCGGCGCAGAGAAGGGAGGATTAACGGTGATGGATGAAAAGGAATACGGTGCGTTGCTTCACAAGCACGGTTTGAAAAACACGCGGGCCCGCAATTGGGTGTTGCATGTGCTGCTCGCTCGAGAAGGCGTTCTTACGGCGGAAGAAATCTATCAGAACATCGATCAGAACGGCGGCAAAGTAAATTTTTCAACTGTTTACCGAATTTTGGAATTATTTGAAACGGCGTCGCTTGTGGAGAAAACCTTTTTACCCGATTTAAAACGGCACGGTTATGCGCTTCGTTCCATAGGGCACAGGCATCGGCTGATCTGCCTGCGCTGCCATAAGACGGTGGAAATTTCCGCATGTCCGTTGGCGTCGTTTGAAGAGCGGATTGCCGCTGAAACGACATTTCAGATCGTAGGACATAATCTGGAACTTTTCGGGTATTGCGGCGACTGTCGTCGGCAACTCCGGAGAGAAGAGGAAGGAGACGGCGTTTATGAATGAAACGCTGCAGCAGGTATGCGACGATTATTGGCACGGCGCCGGCGAGCTTGCCGTTTACTGCCGGCGTCTCGGCGGCGAGGAACCGTTTTTGCTGCGAGACAGGCCGATGGCGGCGGCCAGTCTGATCAAGATTCCGATTATGATTGAAGCCTTCCGGCAGGAACGGGCCGGGAGGATTTCTTTTTCCGCACGCTGGCCCGTACGCGCCGCCGTTCCTGGCGGGTCTTTCTATACGCTGCCGATCAACACGCCGGTGACGACTGCCGTGTTGATCGAACACATGATCGTTGAAAGCGACAATACCTGTGCCAACATGCTCTTGGATATACTCGGCATGGCCGCCGTCAATGACTGCATCGACGGTCTCGGGCTGAAAGGGACTCGGCTGCGGCGGAAAATGATGGACTTTACCGCCGCCGCGGCGGGCCGAGAGAATGTGACGACGCCTGGCGATATGGGGCGGTTGATGACGCTGCTGGCAGAAGGTCGTTGCCTGGGCCGGCGCGCCGATGCGGCTATGTGCGGCATTCTTTCCCGACAGGAAGACAATTGCGTCATACCGGCGCAGATGGCCCGCAGTCTCCGCATCGATCATAAAACAGGCGAGTTGGCCGGCGTCTATCATGACTGCGGCATTCTTTATGCGCCGCAGGGCAAACTCATTCTCTGTCTCATGGCTGACGGCATAAAAAATGAGGCTCAAGCCATTTACGACATGTCGTATTTGGCTCGAGCCTTGTATGACGCGGTTGCGGCCGCTCCGGTTATTTGATGAAGATAACGTAGTCGTCTTTGCGCGGCTTCGGCGGCGGTGCCGTTTCGGCGGGGTAGCCGAGGATGCAGTGGCCGACGCCGACGAGATGTTCCGGCAGTCCCCATTTTTTCAGCAGCGCTTTGCCTTCAGGCGAAGCGAATTCTTCTTTGGCGCGGTTGATCCAGCAGGAGCCGAGACCTAAGGCTGCCGCGGCGTTCATCAGATTGCCCATGACGAGGCAGCCGTCCGACCAGGCATTGGCGGAACGCTCCGGATCGGCAAAAACGATGACGACTGTCGGCGCACCATAAAGAGGATCGCTGTCGGTACCCAGAATCTTTGCGTTCATGGCGGAAATGGCGGCGATGACAGCTTCATCCTGGATGACGACCATCGAGGCGCCTTGCAGTCCTTTGGCGGACGGAGCATACATGCCGGCTTCAAGAATCTGATTCAATTCCTGATCGGTAATCTGCTCTTTCTTATACTTGCGGATACTGCGGCGTGAGAGCAACGTTTGAAGGGATTCGTTCATAACTGATCATCTCCTTGTTTTAATATATTTTTATTATAACATAGGATGGTTATTTTTGTGATGTAAAAAAACGGCGGTCCCGTTTTTACGGAAACAAACCTGCGCGCCGGTTCGATTGACGCCGCCGAGTATGGTATAATACAGTCAGCGGAATTGCGTCGGAACGGTAAGCTTGCAGGCAGAGAATGGAGAGAAACTCGTGACAGAAAATTACACTAAACAACATCCTTTTGAGGACGAAAAAGACATTTCCGTCTTGGAAGAGTATACGCAGCCTTTAGCCAACTTGTTTAAAATCCTCGGCGACCCGACACGGCTGCGCATTTTGCAGGCATTGATGAAGAGTGAGCTTTGCGTATACGATATTGCCGATACGATACAAATGGGGCAATCTGCCGTTTCCCATCAATTGCGTATTTTGCGTGATTCTCATTTGGTGCAATTTCGCCGCGACGGCAAGACCGTGTATTATTCATTGGCCGACGATCATGTTTATACGATGCTTCAAGTCGGTTTGGAGCACGTTGCCGAATAAAGGGACAGTCAAAAAGGGGGACGATGTCATGTATGTTTGTCTGATGCGGCACGGCAAGGCGGAAAAAGCGCATGCCGGCTGTGCAGATGCCGAACGCAAACTGACTGACAGGGGGCGGTGCGATGTGGCGGCAATGGCCGAGTTCGCAACCAATTGGTGGCCTTCTGGCAAAAAAGCAATGGAAGTGAGTCCTTACGTGCGGACGAAAGAGACGGCGGAGATTATCAGCCGCCGTCTTCATTGCCGCAATATGCATGTCAACGACGCGTTGGTTTCAGGCGATTTATCTCGCCTTTACCGGGACGTCCTCTCCCGGCGGGACGCCGATCTTCTTTTGCTTATCGGACACTCGCCGTACTTGGAAAACTGGAGCACCGAATGGACGGGAACGACCCTTGATTTTAAGACGGGCGGCATGGCGTTGTTTGATTACGATCCTTATGACGGCGAAGTCGGTACGGCTTCCCTGTTATTTTATATTCAGCCGGCTGCAGTCAGATTGTTGCTGAAGCTGCAGCATTAGGAGGTAGAAACATGAAACATGTCTTATCAATTGCCGGTACGGACCCTTCCGGCGGCGCCGGTGCGGCGGCGGACTGCAAGACCTTTTGCGCGCACGGTTGTTTTGCGCTCAATGTCATTACTGCCGTCGTTTCGCAGAATACGCAGGGCGTGCGGGATTATATGGATGTTACGCCGCCGCTGATCGCATCTCAGATTGACGCCGTCTTTGAAGATATCGATGTCGATGCCGTCAAGATCGGCATGGTCAGCGTCGTCGAAACGATCCGGATCATTGCGGCCAAGTTGAAACGATATCAGCCACCCTTTGTCGTCATTGATCCCGTCATGGTGGCGACGAGCGGTCATCGGTTGCTCCGCCCGGAAGCGGAAGAATCGCTGCGTAAAATGCTGTTGCCGTTAGCGACGGTGCTGACGCCGAATATTCCGGAAGCGGAGGTGCTGACGGGCAAGGAGATCCGCGATTTCCGCGATATGGAAGAGGCGGCTCGCGCCATTGCCGCCATGGGAGCGCAAACGGTGCTGGTCAAGGGCGGTCATCGTACGGAGGATGCTACGGATTTGTTCTTTGACGGCAAGGAAATGCATTACTTCAAGGGACGCCATATTGACAGCACGAGTACGCACGGAACAGGCTGTTCTCTTTCCAGCGCCATTGCG of the Megasphaera vaginalis (ex Bordigoni et al. 2020) genome contains:
- a CDS encoding C-terminal binding protein: MYHICVLTGHPDEDEFGERLSDIAEVEYCSAEDEEDLADQLDGAEILICRDEPVSASLIERLEDLRLIVVLSAFTDHVDVAAAAAKGIRVVRNTSYCVDDIADHSAAMILALLRQLPEYQNDIRSNSRWQYGSITWPIHRVGDTLIGLAGFGHIGRAVARRLQAFGCPIQAFDPFVDERVLREAGVKPVDFDTLLQTSDLVSLHLPLNEATENLFQDEQFEDMKKGAMFVNCCRGGLVDEAALYHAVDDGHIRSVALDVLSMEHPSPMLLKMIARPEFLLTPSIACHSVEADKQLVDDGERYIRLFLDGKYDELPVVHCERTEC
- a CDS encoding polysaccharide deacetylase family protein, coding for MRIWKLLCLAVVCCFVLGGCALPEKTGGETAEKAVQTKQTAPAVPEKVPEQGVPVLMYHMIGDVKDNDAVLLESHFRQQMQFLKDNDYHPITLQQLYAYMVNKQPIPERPVVLTFDDGYPDTYTVVTPIMKEYGFACTVFIPTYDADQGTRLTWQQIKEMQAAGIQIASHCHHHDEMGEMTAEQLRSEIATSQQRLKEELGIDNAFFCYPYGSEDEAAEKELRRAGIKLAFTMKSGWAKYGDNPYAVRRVWIGNAVDIDNFRQRLTTERYASR
- a CDS encoding phosphodiester glycosidase family protein, producing MKLFREIFKFIMVLMVFFAVTSPFVALFGPFDNIKRTVVGAILKSRHPQYITWLFSQEEIDAILGGISTAPKQELFKFTSRSDSSLKLKNIDSSRFKGFLLEIPDPKRVEIATAANLDEKGDTTSGIAKRNNAVAAINAGGFYDANGTGTGRSPYGFIIHDNGFILGKESDDSEVNEFVGFTKDGNLIAGNYSKGELVSMGVKEGITFGPPLVVNGEKMITSGDGGWGVGPRTAIGQRKDGTVLFLVIDGRQPSYSIGATLRDLQNIMYEEGAYIAANLDGGSSSTLYLNGEVVNKPADLLGERMIPTAFIVK
- a CDS encoding universal stress protein, whose protein sequence is MIAYKRIVVPVDGSENAKRALEHACALAVAADASLILVYVATIISSTPSFGSLFGGYAAERVAVELQEKGERILQEAAASVPHRVKVERVFEVGAPDAIILSVVKEKAGDMIVMGCRGLGKVEGYALGSVSQYVMNHANVPVILVK
- a CDS encoding Nramp family divalent metal transporter, producing MFGTYGKRHDFQMNARKALKYIGPGILITVGFIDPGNWAANIAAGAEYGYALLWMVTLATIMLIFLQHNVAHLGIVTGLCLAEGVTHYLPRRLARLVLATAVLAAVATAMAEILGGGLAISILTGLPVLPACFFTAAACFWLLWTNSYKRLEKIIIAFVSLIGLSFLAEVTLVHIDWQAAAPAMVMPSLPAGSVMIVMSVLGAVVMPHNLFLHSEIVQSRQWNLQDETVISEQLKYEFLDTILSMGIGWAINSAMILIAGAVFFSQGITVTEIGQAQAMLEPMLGKAAALLFALALFFAGLASTTTAGMAGGTIYAGIFGEAYQIKDYHSWHGVALTYLLALVIICLIVDPFQGLVYSQIALSVQLPLTIFTQIYLTSAHKVMGKFANTTLQKTILGTIAVIVTLLNGLLLWEMLQ
- a CDS encoding metal ABC transporter ATP-binding protein, with translation MIDLEHMYYAYDLGAPFILKDITLHIDNGTYLSVVGENGSGKSTLLKLLLGLIKPVRGRMYNDFSRTAYVPQRFESLNSQFPITVREVMNCYRKVLHIKDSSVVKNYLELVKMEAFGDSLIGNLSGGQCQKVFIARALMARPDLLILDEPSVGIDVKSQAELYPFLKKLNTEQGITVIAVEHNLRAAMKNSRYLYHLAGGSGHLCSPKEYIKEYVTENTGSESYV
- a CDS encoding metal ABC transporter permease, which encodes MFEYTFMQNAFVVAILISIVCPLIGMFLVLRRYSMIGDALSHASLAGVAVGLLLNVNPIISAFFLTSFFGILIEVLRNQFRRYAELILVIVLSFSVGIAITIISSGVVHANVESFLFGSILTVSREDVISVIVLGIVSIITIVWLYPQLVMLTFDEDGAKIAGVRSRLINYIFAVLVAATISVSIRVVGILVISSLIALPVATALQLKKGFRRTLQLSVLCSFVDILSGLFLSYYIDAAPGGVTAVLSVLMLLAVIAVRQCRQALQRRREGRINGDG
- a CDS encoding Fur family transcriptional regulator: MDEKEYGALLHKHGLKNTRARNWVLHVLLAREGVLTAEEIYQNIDQNGGKVNFSTVYRILELFETASLVEKTFLPDLKRHGYALRSIGHRHRLICLRCHKTVEISACPLASFEERIAAETTFQIVGHNLELFGYCGDCRRQLRREEEGDGVYE
- a CDS encoding serine hydrolase, translating into MNETLQQVCDDYWHGAGELAVYCRRLGGEEPFLLRDRPMAAASLIKIPIMIEAFRQERAGRISFSARWPVRAAVPGGSFYTLPINTPVTTAVLIEHMIVESDNTCANMLLDILGMAAVNDCIDGLGLKGTRLRRKMMDFTAAAAGRENVTTPGDMGRLMTLLAEGRCLGRRADAAMCGILSRQEDNCVIPAQMARSLRIDHKTGELAGVYHDCGILYAPQGKLILCLMADGIKNEAQAIYDMSYLARALYDAVAAAPVI
- a CDS encoding nitroreductase family protein, which encodes MNESLQTLLSRRSIRKYKKEQITDQELNQILEAGMYAPSAKGLQGASMVVIQDEAVIAAISAMNAKILGTDSDPLYGAPTVVIVFADPERSANAWSDGCLVMGNLMNAAAALGLGSCWINRAKEEFASPEGKALLKKWGLPEHLVGVGHCILGYPAETAPPPKPRKDDYVIFIK
- a CDS encoding ArsR/SmtB family transcription factor, which codes for MSVLEEYTQPLANLFKILGDPTRLRILQALMKSELCVYDIADTIQMGQSAVSHQLRILRDSHLVQFRRDGKTVYYSLADDHVYTMLQVGLEHVAE
- a CDS encoding SixA phosphatase family protein, which codes for MYVCLMRHGKAEKAHAGCADAERKLTDRGRCDVAAMAEFATNWWPSGKKAMEVSPYVRTKETAEIISRRLHCRNMHVNDALVSGDLSRLYRDVLSRRDADLLLLIGHSPYLENWSTEWTGTTLDFKTGGMALFDYDPYDGEVGTASLLFYIQPAAVRLLLKLQH
- the thiD gene encoding bifunctional hydroxymethylpyrimidine kinase/phosphomethylpyrimidine kinase, which produces MKHVLSIAGTDPSGGAGAAADCKTFCAHGCFALNVITAVVSQNTQGVRDYMDVTPPLIASQIDAVFEDIDVDAVKIGMVSVVETIRIIAAKLKRYQPPFVVIDPVMVATSGHRLLRPEAEESLRKMLLPLATVLTPNIPEAEVLTGKEIRDFRDMEEAARAIAAMGAQTVLVKGGHRTEDATDLFFDGKEMHYFKGRHIDSTSTHGTGCSLSSAIAADLANGMTLTDAVAAAKAYVFDGIAHAEPIGKGHGPIHHFYGLYEKAGIV